Genomic window (Ananas comosus cultivar F153 linkage group 16, ASM154086v1, whole genome shotgun sequence):
CAAGGCAACTGCAAAAGATATTAAATCACAAGGAGATTTGAGTTAGTAATAACAGATAATCTAAGAAATTCTAGTGGAAGAATCCtcggagaaggaaaagaaaagaaaaggattacCAGACAAAGTTTGCACGATGGAGAGGGAATCAGTGAACATGTATGTCTGCAATAGAAGTATCATGTTACCACGTTACTCTATCTTAGATTATACTGAATATAAGTATCAGATAAGactaaaaaatattgaaaaagagTCCTAACCTGTGAATCGACACTTAGGAAATCCCAGACTTCTATAGAACCTGATACAGTAGGAATTTGAAGAAGCTTCTGCATGATCGGAAAGGTAAAATGTTATCAAAAGACTAAAGCAGCCTAACAGAGGAACAAAggcagcagaaaaaaaaaataagttaagcAAGGGGAAGTAAGAGCACACCTTTAAATAAATGTCGAGCAATTTACATCTTTCTTGAACAACAGGAACCTCTAGTCCAGATGACAGGAAATGTTTTGGAGGTAAGCTAAGATTATATTCTGGAAATTCCTTCAAACGCCGATGTAGGTCCTCAAAATGACGAAATCTAGTGAAAACAATTGATCAGGacaatctacatatatataaaagaagaacATACATTGCTGTAAGGCACGAATAAATACAGAGAGGCAGAAGtcacagggaaaaaaaaaaaaaacatgagtAGGTACAGGAGAGAAAGGCAGAAGCctcataaagagagagaaaaaaaaaaaaatttaaagagtaGGTATGTGATCCAAAAGAGAAAACCATTATTTTCTTTGCAAATACCTCCTTTTGATGGACCAGCTATTGCTGTTTGCATCCGTCACAGCAATGGAATAAACAGCAAACATTCCCGAACCACTCTTCACAATATTGGCCCCTATTACCTGTATTATGAAATCAGCTTACATCTTCCATTTATCAGTAGTTACACTTcccaaaatttaatatattaatacttTGAAAGGCAAAAGTCTACCAAGAAGTACCTCACATCTTAACTTTATAAAAGAATCGGCCAAGACATTGTTGTCGGGATATTTCAACGAATAAGATGACTCGGAAGCTGAAAAGGATGATAAAGAAGAGGCATCTGCTCCGCTAAAAGTTCTATCCAAAGCTTCCATCTCAGGGTCATAGCTCAGGTCCTCTGTTCTTGAATTACCTTTTGCTGGATTAAGTATATCCTGACCATCTCCAGTCAAGAAAGAGGTTCTTTCAACCTCTTGCCACAATGGTACCTTCAGCCTGCTCGACCTAGACCTTTTTCTTCCTGATGAGGTTCTCATTGTCCACGGATTGCGAGCATGGCTTTTGCCACTCTTCTTCGGGTCACGGAAATCAGAAGCTTCTAGAGGATGCCGGATGTGTGATGAGCCAATATTTCCTCTACTTTTGCTTTCCCAGACTCTCGTTCCAGGAGAATCAAGACCCATCACGGTACTGTTCTCATCATCAGTAGGATAAGAACTCTCACTGTCTGGTCCAACCTCTTCATTAttgttctcttctctttcttggtATGAAATATTTGTATCGTGATTTAAGCCATTAGAAATATCATGTGGAGATGGAATTTCAGTATGTATAGTGGCATTGTGCTTGTGGTATTGTATCGAACTATTATACGGCAACACAGGAGGATGAGCAGTGTGAGTATTGCCAGTAGATATGTTCTGCGCAGGTCGTTTCGTCACTTGATTAGTGCTTTCCttctttttgtaatttcttcCTTTAGCCCAAATATTGTCCAGATGCTCCGGTGCAAGAGCTTGACTCTTCCTTTTCGAAAATATATCCAATGCTTGTGCCCACTCACTGCCAGAACTGTGTATTCCATTCTTCTTTCCGCTAATATTTTGAGTATCTAGGGATAAACTGGTAGTTGAAGACAGCTGATTATTGCTCTTAGGCACATCTGTTTTGGATTGGTCGTGCCTAAGCTGCACGAGTTCAACTCCCGGACTCGAGCGATCCATTAACGCGGCAATTTGGTCTGCTGATGGCATAGGAGGCCCATTTTGCTTGGCTACAGATGACTCTTCTGCCGATGTTGTCGTTCTTTTTGCAGACTTGTTGGCATAAGAAAGAGCCAAAGCTTCAATCCGTTCATTGATAAATCTGAAAAGCACATTAAGTTTGCAACCTATCAGTGGACAAATGAAGTGAGAATCAAGAAACTGGAGCTGATAACAATAAGCAACTACCTTGGGTTAGCTAAGTTTAGAACAGGTCTGAGAACTGCACATGCTAGAAGTTCTCTAGCAGTATATCTGAAGAAAGAGCATTGTAGATCTTCAGGCTTTAGAGTAATAGAGATAAGCCCGTTGGCAAACTGCTGCAAAACCTAGAGAATCAAAATATAAGGCATATGTCACTATTGACTGCTTCAAAGTTCATCGAGAGGATTTACGTGCAGCAGATCAGTTCAATCAACCTAACTAGCAAAATGTGGGAATATGTGTAAGGCCTTCAAATTTGCATCCACCATTTTTTCCGCGAAATGTAACTTAAAATCCACCAGAAATAATAGTTCTTAGTAGGCCTACATATAAAAGAATCTTGGTTGACTAACAACAAAGAAAAGAGA
Coding sequences:
- the LOC109722156 gene encoding uncharacterized protein LOC109722156 isoform X2 — translated: MSTGRRTMRDLAEEAKKRIVLLLICVFGLSYLMSLTSSSVWINLPAAASLIIFCRYMLLDLDIRRKTIPCNTDSLVDQSVKRKSLELREFSLDKSEKSEWRKKVNSLAVEAAIEQFTRHLVSEWITDLWYSRITPDKDAPEELVNIMNNVLGEISSRARDVNLINLLTRDIINLICRQLELYYFCQAKIGKQNFVNLSVDSRDAELKLVLAAENKLHPALFSFHAEHKVLQQFANGLISITLKPEDLQCSFFRYTARELLACAVLRPVLNLANPRFINERIEALALSYANKSAKRTTTSAEESSVAKQNGPPMPSADQIAALMDRSSPGVELVQLRHDQSKTDVPKSNNQLSSTTSLSLDTQNISGKKNGIHSSGSEWAQALDIFSKRKSQALAPEHLDNIWAKGRNYKKKESTNQVTKRPAQNISTGNTHTAHPPVLPYNSSIQYHKHNATIHTEIPSPHDISNGLNHDTNISYQEREENNNEEVGPDSESSYPTDDENSTVMGLDSPGTRVWESKSRGNIGSSHIRHPLEASDFRDPKKSGKSHARNPWTMRTSSGRKRSRSSRLKVPLWQEVERTSFLTGDGQDILNPAKGNSRTEDLSYDPEMEALDRTFSGADASSLSSFSASESSYSLKYPDNNVLADSFIKLRCEVIGANIVKSGSGMFAVYSIAVTDANSNSWSIKRRFRHFEDLHRRLKEFPEYNLSLPPKHFLSSGLEVPVVQERCKLLDIYLKKLLQIPTVSGSIEVWDFLSVDSQTYMFTDSLSIVQTLSVALDDKPYEKGAKISSSTEDLNTYLSSIGQNLNASKEDAIRMNKNYNESDGFKLWKGNLEQNTGMNPKKEYPKLYQDNVGSDSESRNNIFSSNNSGKPKKVLSEENNSPQEAPQIVENMGNSGDSITPTEWTPPNLSVPILNLVDVIFQLHDGGWIRRQAFWVAKQLLQLGMGDAFDDWLIEKIQFLRKGAVIASAINRVEQILWPDGIFITKHPKRRPATTVSSSDAPANGMKGNILTEEQQLEASRRAKFVRELIVVPCLFKAACLRTPRATTPSSIPRTGRHCTANS